The following are from one region of the Mangifera indica cultivar Alphonso chromosome 14, CATAS_Mindica_2.1, whole genome shotgun sequence genome:
- the LOC123195728 gene encoding fimbrin-2, protein MSGYVGILVSDPSLQNQFTQVELRSLKTHFMSMRRESGKLIVSDLASRMSRLKVVGENLSEEERASLIQNFYPNNLLDEVDFELFLKVYLKLQAHAHARTGSNAKNSSAFLKAATTTLLHTISESEKASYVAHINNYLAEDEFLKKYLPIDPSSNDLFEIAKDGVLLCKLINVAVPGTIDERAINTKRVLNPWERNENHTLCFNSAKAIGCTVVNIGTQDFIEGRRHLMLGLISQIIKIQLLADLNLKKTPQLLQLVDDSKDVEELMSLPPEKILLRWMNFHLKKAGYKKIVTNFSSDIKDGEAYAHLLNVLDPDHSNPSTLAVKDLLQRAMLILEHADKMGCRRYLTAKDIVEGSPNLNLAFVAHIFQHRHGLSTQTKQISFLEILPDDTQISREERAFRFWINSLGNSTYIDNVFEDLRNGWVLLETLDKVSPGIVNWKIANKPPIKLPFRKVENCNQVVKIGKQLKFSLVNIAGNDIVQGNKKLILAYLWQLMRYNILQLLKNLRFHSNGKGITDADILEWANTKVSNSGSQNRMNSFKDKRLSDGIFFLELLSAVQPRAVNWGLVTKGVTDEEKKMNATYIISIARKLGCSIFLLPEDITEVNQKMILTLTASIMYWFMKQPVEEKPFSDSENGSQAETISNSTIDDSASESSIEDNGNI, encoded by the exons ATGTCAGGTTACGTCGGGATTTTGGTTTCAGATCCGTCTCTCCAGAACCAGTTCACACAGGTGGAGCTTCGAAGCTTAAAGACTCAC ttTATGAGCATGAGAAGAGAGAGTGGAAAGCTGATTGTGAGCGACTTGGCTTCGAGGATGTCGAGATTGAAAGTAGTCGGAGAGAATCTCAGTGAAGAAGAACGAGCTTCgcttattcaaaatttctatcCTAATAACCTTCTCGATGAGGTTGATTTCGAGCTTTTCTTGAAG GTTTATTTGAAGCTACAAGCGCATGCCCATGCAAGAACAGGAAGTAATGCAAAGAACTCATCTGCATTCCTCAAGGCTGCAACAACTACACTGCTTCACACCATTAGCGAATCAGAAAAAGCATCATATGTTGCACATATCAATAACTACCTAGCAGAAGATGAATTTCTAAAGAAATACCTCCCAATTGATCCTTCATCTAATGATCTTTTTGAGATTGCAAAGGATGGAGTTCTTCTTTG TAAGCTTATCAATGTGGCAGTTCCTGGTACAATTGATGAAAGAGCTATTAATACTAAGAGAGTACTTAATCCCtgggaaagaaatgaaaatcaCACACTCTGCTTCAACTCTGCTAAGGCCATTGGATGCACTGTAGTCAATATAGGGACCCAAGATTTCATTGAAGGAAGG CGTCATCTCATGCTTGGACTGATTTCTCAAATTATTAAG ATTCAACTTTTGGCTGACCTCAACCTGAAGAAAACACCTCAGTTGTTGCAGTTGGTTGATGATAGTAAG GATGTGGAAGAGTTGATGAGTCTTCCTCCAGAGAAGATCTTGTTGAGGTGGATGAACTTTCATCTGAAGAAAGCTGGAtacaaaaaaattgtaacaaacTTTTCCTCTGATATAAAG GATGGAGAAGCTTATGCTCATCTTCTAAATGTCCTTGATCCTGACCATAGTAATCCATCTACATTGGCTGTCAAAGATCTGTTGCAAAGAGCAATGTTGATTCTTGAACATGCAGATAAGATGGGTTGCAGGAGATACTTAACTGCTAAGGATATTGTGGAGGGTTCCCCAAATCTCAATCTAGCTTTTGTTGCACATATTTTTCAGCATAG GCATGGACTCTCaactcaaacaaaacaaatttcttttcttgaaattttacCTGATGACACCCAAATCTCTAGAGAAGAAAGAGCGTTTCGCTTTTGGATCAATAGTCTTGGAAATTCAACATATATAGACAATGTTTTTGAAGATCTTAGAAATGG GTGGGTACTTCTAGAAACTCTTGACAAGGTGTCTCCAGGGATTGTTAATTGGAAGATTGCAAATAAGCCTCCAATCAAGTTGCCGTTCAGGAAAGTAGAAAATTGCAATCAAGTGGTAAAAATAGGGAAACAGTTGAAATTTTCCCTTGTTAATATTGCAGGAAATGATATTGTGCAAGGGAATAAAAAGTTGATATTAG cATATTTGTGGCAATTGATGAGATACAATATCCTTCAACTCTTGAAGAATTTGAGATTCCATTCCAACGGAAAAGGAATTACTGATGCTGATATTCTAGAATGGGCAAATACCAAAGTGAGCAACTCAGGAAGCCAAAATCGCATGAATAGTTTCAAg GACAAACGTTTGTCAGATGGCATATTTTTCCTTGAGTTACTCAGTGCTGTTCAGCCTAGAGCTGTAAATTGGGGCCTTGTCACAAAAGGAGTAACTG ATGAGGAGAAAAAGATGAATGCCACATATATCATCAGCATCGCAAGAAAACTTGGATGCTCAATATTTTTGCTTCCAGAAGACATAACTGAG GTGAATCAAAAGATGATCCTCACATTGACGGCAAGTATCATGTACTGGTTCATGAAACAACCTGTTGAAGAGAAACCATTTTCAGATAGTGAAAACGGAAGCCAGGCGGAAACAATCTCAAATTCAACAATAGATGACTCAGCCTCTGAGTCTTCAATAGAAGACAATGGGAACATATAA